The proteins below come from a single Mucilaginibacter mali genomic window:
- a CDS encoding glycoside hydrolase family 43 protein, with protein MKYTLLLCAITLTGVAIAQQKTPIRQQPEKNISKVWVADQGNGTYKNPILNADYSDPDAIRVGDDFYLISSSFEDMPGLPVLHSKDLVNWNIIGHALLRQPPFEHFDTPRHGEGVWAPAIRYYHNEFYIYYPDPDYGIYLIKAKNPAGPWSQPVMVYAGKGLIDPCPLIDDDGQMYLVHAYAGSRAGIKSIIAVNKLNADGTKVTDAGVLVYDGHELDPTIEGPKFYKRNGYYYIFAPAGGVSTGWQLVLRSKNIYGPYERKVVMDQGKSPVNGPHQGAWVNTQTGEDWFVHFQDKDAYGRVVHLQPMTWKNNWPVIGVDKDGDGKGEPVSVYKKPNVGKTYPIETPAESDEFNGQTLGMQWQWMANAQATWYFMDGGKGNLRLFSDKLPEGAKNLWGAGNVLLQKFPADEFTVTTKLNFTPNPKLENERAGLTIMGLSYANLAVKHMKDGLYLVYGVCKDAGKGNAEDETKVVKLTSNSVYLRVQVTAGAKCNFSYSLNGSDFMQAGSEFQARVGQWIGAKVGLFCTRESQTNDSGYADFDWFRVSAVK; from the coding sequence ATGAAATATACTTTACTTCTCTGCGCGATAACATTAACCGGCGTTGCCATTGCGCAACAAAAAACGCCAATAAGGCAACAACCTGAAAAAAACATTTCCAAAGTTTGGGTGGCCGATCAGGGTAACGGCACTTATAAAAACCCCATACTTAATGCCGATTATTCCGACCCGGATGCCATCCGCGTAGGCGACGATTTTTATTTGATCTCATCCAGTTTTGAAGATATGCCGGGTCTGCCCGTTTTGCATTCAAAGGACCTGGTAAACTGGAATATTATTGGCCATGCTTTGCTGCGCCAGCCACCTTTCGAACATTTCGACACCCCACGTCATGGCGAGGGGGTGTGGGCGCCGGCTATCAGGTATTATCATAACGAGTTTTATATTTATTATCCCGATCCTGATTACGGCATTTACCTAATCAAGGCTAAAAATCCCGCCGGTCCATGGAGTCAGCCTGTAATGGTGTATGCCGGGAAGGGGTTGATAGACCCATGCCCGCTGATAGATGACGACGGGCAGATGTACCTGGTGCACGCTTATGCAGGCAGCAGGGCGGGCATAAAAAGCATCATCGCCGTAAATAAGTTAAATGCCGATGGCACTAAGGTAACCGATGCCGGGGTGCTGGTTTACGATGGCCACGAACTTGACCCAACCATTGAAGGCCCCAAGTTTTACAAACGCAACGGATACTACTACATTTTTGCTCCGGCAGGCGGTGTATCTACAGGCTGGCAACTGGTGCTGCGATCAAAAAACATCTACGGCCCTTACGAACGTAAAGTAGTGATGGATCAGGGAAAAAGCCCGGTTAACGGGCCGCATCAGGGGGCCTGGGTAAACACCCAAACCGGCGAGGACTGGTTTGTACACTTCCAGGATAAGGACGCCTATGGAAGGGTGGTGCACCTGCAGCCCATGACCTGGAAAAATAACTGGCCGGTGATTGGGGTAGATAAAGATGGCGATGGAAAAGGCGAACCGGTAAGCGTATATAAAAAACCTAATGTAGGTAAAACATACCCTATTGAAACTCCGGCCGAAAGCGATGAGTTTAACGGGCAAACTTTAGGCATGCAATGGCAATGGATGGCGAACGCGCAGGCTACCTGGTATTTTATGGATGGGGGTAAAGGCAACCTGCGCCTGTTCTCGGATAAACTGCCCGAGGGCGCGAAGAACTTATGGGGTGCAGGCAACGTATTGCTGCAAAAATTCCCGGCCGATGAGTTTACGGTTACTACCAAGCTTAATTTTACACCCAACCCTAAGTTAGAGAATGAGCGGGCTGGCCTAACCATAATGGGTTTAAGCTACGCCAATTTAGCGGTAAAGCATATGAAAGATGGCCTGTACCTGGTATATGGGGTTTGCAAAGATGCCGGAAAGGGCAATGCCGAAGACGAAACAAAAGTAGTGAAGCTGACATCAAACTCCGTTTACCTGCGTGTGCAGGTTACCGCCGGTGCCAAATGTAACTTTAGCTACAGCCTTAACGGGAGCGATTTTATGCAGGCCGGCAGCGAATTCCAGGCCAGGGTAGGGCAGTGGATAGGTGCAAAGGTAGGTTTGTTCTGCACCCGCGAAAGCCAAACTAATGATTCGGGCTATGCCGATTTTGATTGGTTTAGGGTAAGCGCCGTTAAATAA
- a CDS encoding glycoside hydrolase family 95 protein — MSIRKAISFTCVLALTVGAVNAQQNLKLWYNKPAANWNEALPIGNGRIAGMVYGTTAAEQIQLNEETVWAGGPHNNVNADDKAIVPELRKLINEKKYIEAQALANEKMFSKQNGMPYQTVGSLFISFPGHDNVADYYRDLDISKAVSTVSYTVNGVHFKRETFASFTDQAIITRITADKPNAVTCTLSMQTPMAKHAVSTANNILTLNGTTDSRSGIDGQVKFQAQTKALNMGGSISANDTSLTITKANAVIIYTAMGTNFKNYHDLSGDATAKTSAYLNAAIRKPYAQALKDHIAFYQRYFNRVNFKLGTSANSSLKTMDQRVKDFDNGDDLALVPLYYQFGRYLLISSSQPGGQAANLQGKWNDKVSPPWGGKYTININTEMNYWPAEETNLTELTGPLISLVKDLSVTGRDGASKIYGARGWMAHHNTDIWRISGQVDKAYYGIFPTGGAWLTQHLWEHYLYTGDKKFLSEIYPVLKGAATYFVDALQEEPDHHWLVVSPSMSPEHDFIRDKVVGSVSLTQGTTMDNQIVFDLFSNTIAAAKALNTDKAFTDTLINKRDRLPPMHIGKWGQLQEWMEDWDKEGDKHRHISQLFGLFPGKQVSPYAHPELQEAAKNMLISRGDVSTGWSMGWKVNFWARLLDGDHAWKLIKDQLKPAPAVNDKTAQGGGTYPNLFDAHPPFQIDGNFGCTAGITEMLLQSYDGDIALLPALPTDWTTGSIKGLVARGGFMIDMYWAKGKITKLVITSKLGGNCRLRLPNSLKGNGVILKPATGNNSNPLFLVNQIKQPVIADASRLKGMQYKPAKVYDFNTTAGKTYILTSN; from the coding sequence ATGTCGATTAGAAAAGCAATAAGCTTTACATGCGTACTGGCCCTTACAGTTGGCGCGGTGAACGCGCAACAAAATTTAAAACTGTGGTACAACAAGCCCGCGGCCAACTGGAACGAAGCCCTGCCCATCGGCAACGGGCGCATAGCCGGTATGGTATACGGCACTACCGCCGCCGAGCAAATTCAATTGAACGAGGAAACCGTTTGGGCTGGTGGTCCCCATAATAATGTGAACGCTGATGATAAAGCCATTGTGCCCGAGCTGCGTAAGCTGATCAACGAAAAGAAATATATCGAAGCCCAGGCACTGGCGAACGAAAAGATGTTCTCTAAACAAAACGGCATGCCTTACCAAACAGTCGGCAGCTTGTTTATCAGCTTCCCGGGGCATGATAATGTAGCGGATTACTATCGCGACCTGGATATCTCTAAAGCGGTTTCCACCGTAAGCTATACCGTTAACGGCGTGCATTTTAAGCGGGAAACCTTTGCCTCGTTTACCGATCAGGCCATTATTACCCGCATAACTGCTGATAAACCCAATGCCGTCACCTGTACGCTAAGCATGCAAACGCCGATGGCTAAGCATGCCGTAAGTACCGCAAATAATATACTGACATTGAACGGCACTACCGATTCGCGCTCAGGGATAGACGGGCAGGTGAAATTCCAGGCGCAAACTAAAGCGCTTAATATGGGCGGAAGCATATCGGCCAATGATACGTCACTGACCATTACCAAAGCCAACGCGGTAATCATTTATACCGCCATGGGCACCAACTTTAAAAACTATCACGATTTAAGTGGCGATGCCACCGCTAAAACATCGGCCTATTTAAATGCCGCAATAAGAAAGCCTTACGCACAGGCTTTGAAAGATCATATTGCGTTTTACCAACGTTACTTTAACCGGGTAAATTTCAAATTGGGTACATCAGCAAATTCATCATTAAAAACCATGGACCAGCGCGTTAAGGATTTTGATAATGGCGATGACCTGGCATTGGTGCCGTTATACTACCAGTTTGGTCGATACTTGCTGATATCAAGTTCTCAACCCGGCGGGCAGGCGGCAAATTTACAGGGTAAATGGAACGATAAGGTGTCGCCGCCATGGGGAGGTAAATATACCATCAACATTAACACCGAAATGAATTACTGGCCGGCCGAAGAAACTAACTTAACCGAACTGACCGGCCCGCTGATCAGCCTGGTGAAGGATCTTTCGGTAACCGGGCGCGATGGTGCAAGCAAAATATATGGCGCGCGCGGCTGGATGGCGCATCACAATACCGATATCTGGCGCATCAGCGGGCAGGTGGATAAGGCTTATTACGGCATATTTCCAACAGGCGGCGCCTGGCTCACCCAGCACTTGTGGGAGCATTATCTGTACACTGGCGATAAGAAATTTTTGAGCGAAATATACCCGGTGTTGAAAGGTGCTGCCACCTATTTTGTAGATGCACTGCAGGAAGAGCCGGATCACCACTGGTTGGTAGTATCGCCATCCATGTCGCCCGAGCACGATTTTATACGGGATAAGGTGGTTGGTTCGGTTTCGTTAACGCAGGGCACAACTATGGATAATCAGATCGTGTTCGATCTGTTCTCTAACACTATCGCGGCAGCAAAGGCGCTTAACACCGATAAAGCTTTTACCGATACACTGATAAACAAGCGGGATCGCCTGCCGCCCATGCATATTGGCAAATGGGGCCAACTGCAGGAGTGGATGGAGGATTGGGACAAGGAGGGCGATAAGCATCGTCACATATCGCAACTGTTCGGCCTGTTCCCCGGCAAGCAGGTATCGCCCTACGCGCATCCCGAATTACAGGAGGCCGCCAAAAATATGCTGATCAGCAGGGGAGATGTATCAACAGGTTGGTCGATGGGCTGGAAGGTGAACTTTTGGGCGCGCCTGCTGGACGGCGACCATGCCTGGAAACTGATAAAAGACCAGCTAAAACCGGCCCCGGCTGTAAACGATAAAACAGCACAGGGTGGTGGTACCTATCCTAACCTGTTTGATGCGCACCCGCCCTTCCAGATAGACGGTAATTTTGGTTGTACTGCCGGTATTACCGAAATGCTGCTGCAAAGCTACGATGGCGATATCGCGCTGCTGCCAGCCCTGCCCACCGATTGGACAACAGGATCTATCAAAGGCCTGGTTGCCCGTGGCGGCTTTATGATAGATATGTATTGGGCCAAAGGTAAAATAACTAAACTGGTAATCACATCAAAACTTGGCGGCAATTGCCGTTTGCGTTTGCCAAATAGCCTGAAAGGCAATGGTGTAATATTGAAACCTGCTACAGGTAATAACAGTAACCCGCTATTCCTTGTCAATCAAATTAAACAGCCTGTTATAGCTGATGCTTCCCGGTTGAAAGGCATGCAATACAAGCCTGCAAAAGTTTACGATTTTAATACAACAGCGGGCAAAACCTATATATTAACCAGCAATTGA
- a CDS encoding hybrid sensor histidine kinase/response regulator transcription factor: MKPHRFVFIVLLIFMAGHATAQLKYDVQHYGIEDGLPQKTVMDMLQDQKGFMWFSTWDGISKFDGSAFHSYIINKEDTRLMRGNRFDKIYLDKHGYIWTRTHDNDIYRFDPRLEAFSNIRSFPPFKKSPFHVSDVIPMASGKVWLVSNNEGCICFKDTAFKPMLFNIGNDKQIDDQVRGILEDKEKRSWILTDNGLFQFSPDLRSRRSYFTNGVSFFTAVELGNEIWFGSKNGSIYIFNKDTNKFRLFATGSRSAIAFLKKIDDQRLLICSSDNDFLTYDSQNNALKRYAVSSSLADTTAARIRSCYIDTRKNVWIETGTGGVTRFNAEAGTLKYYPIKPENANDNLVTLKFLIWEDVNHDVWIHSSGGGFVWYDPSADSLVPVVGMRPADANSFSSMLYAGFSDKQGNLWLSTRSQGIEKLILNDPAFKFSLVNAKGNNNVRSILEDSHHRVWIATKDGRINIYTANQEKLGIITADGGIGTGKPLGGMAYSMIEDAEGNIWVGTKGAGVYKLVPDGTDRKYKVSHYVTNKADPYSLTDNRVYRIYADSRNRVWIGTYAGGLNLADNHIDGRFYNFKNQFKNYPINTAYHIRSIAEDHSGKLYIGATLGLFVIAPDATQNKLDEIRHYQRSQKNNGLGGNDVYDICTTSKGDIYIATFGGGFDKVVAKDKEGYPSRFVNYSTRNGLLSDLTNQIKEDTEHKLWIVCESNLMRFDPNKHTFENYYDISRLIRGDNFAEGGDINTSTGNIMLGTTGGFITINTSKLKPDSFKPYMAITGFQLANRNVPVGNSSPLMQHIDDLASLKLDHKQNFITISFAALDMAYTKQIRYQYKLDGVDSDWVDTRERSTNYINLSPGKYVFHVRSTNSKGLWLNNEHQLLITIVPAFWQTGWAWAFYIIAVLCLVFFIARSVIIFFRLKDRLVLEHEQTEMRSTFFTDISHEIRTPLTMIVSPVENILESEKTNPNVTQQLQLVLKNSRRMLRLVNQILDFRKIQHQLLTVLETPVGAFVTSIANDFAKNAQTENITLSINDETAGETIYIDRDSIDKMMYNLLSNAFKHTAKGGTITVNITPQNGKIAVQVADNGSGMPEEIMQKLFKRFVSHHPDKSKPSTGIGLSIVKEIVERHGASIQVDSTENKGSTFTVLFLKGTEHLKNADNVNFGTAPIEAAPVADNNTGPAEVQDGRISILLVEDDDDLRKYISGLLINEYRVFETMDGQEAMELAQKEIPDFIISDIMMPRMNGIDFLKKLRQQQSTSHIPLIFLTAKVDRDTEISAYDLGADAYITKPFSTKMLQSRIKTILDQRKKLYLHLTNKKGLNGLSVGLHTPVHNDLNDQFINTVKAEIEKNISNVAFTIDSLISIMPMSRSVFVKKLKSLTGLSPIEYMRVIKFQHAAKLIETEQYSIKEVSYMVGISDTKYFSQRFKEVMGMLPSEYKKNSKT; this comes from the coding sequence ATGAAACCTCATCGATTCGTTTTTATTGTTTTATTGATATTTATGGCAGGCCACGCCACGGCCCAGCTTAAGTATGATGTGCAGCATTACGGCATTGAAGACGGCCTGCCGCAAAAAACCGTAATGGACATGCTGCAGGATCAAAAGGGCTTCATGTGGTTCTCTACCTGGGATGGCATCAGCAAGTTCGACGGGTCGGCGTTTCACTCGTATATTATCAACAAGGAAGACACCCGGCTGATGCGCGGTAACCGCTTCGATAAGATCTACCTGGATAAGCACGGCTACATCTGGACGCGGACGCACGATAACGACATCTACCGTTTTGACCCCCGTCTTGAAGCATTCTCTAACATCCGGTCGTTTCCGCCATTTAAAAAAAGTCCTTTTCATGTGTCGGATGTTATTCCTATGGCCTCAGGCAAGGTGTGGCTGGTGAGCAATAACGAAGGCTGTATCTGTTTTAAGGATACGGCCTTTAAGCCCATGTTGTTTAACATAGGTAACGATAAGCAGATAGACGACCAGGTGCGGGGGATACTGGAGGATAAGGAAAAGCGATCGTGGATATTGACGGATAATGGTTTGTTCCAGTTCTCGCCCGATCTTCGTTCGCGGCGCTCATATTTCACCAATGGGGTCAGTTTTTTTACTGCGGTTGAATTAGGTAACGAAATATGGTTTGGTTCAAAAAACGGCAGCATCTATATATTTAATAAGGACACTAATAAATTTCGTTTGTTCGCTACCGGCTCTCGTTCAGCTATTGCTTTTCTGAAAAAAATAGACGATCAACGCTTATTGATATGTTCTTCCGATAACGATTTTTTGACTTATGATAGCCAGAACAATGCGCTGAAAAGATATGCCGTATCATCATCGTTAGCAGATACTACGGCCGCGCGGATCCGATCATGTTATATTGATACCCGTAAAAATGTTTGGATAGAGACCGGCACCGGCGGCGTTACCCGGTTTAATGCCGAAGCCGGAACGCTTAAATATTACCCCATTAAGCCAGAAAACGCCAACGATAACCTGGTTACGCTTAAGTTTTTAATATGGGAGGATGTGAACCATGATGTTTGGATCCACTCATCGGGAGGGGGATTTGTTTGGTACGATCCATCTGCCGACAGTCTTGTGCCCGTTGTTGGTATGCGGCCGGCTGACGCCAACTCGTTTTCATCTATGTTATACGCCGGCTTTTCGGATAAGCAGGGCAACCTGTGGCTCAGCACCCGTTCGCAGGGTATCGAGAAATTGATCCTGAACGATCCCGCGTTTAAATTCTCGCTGGTGAACGCCAAAGGTAATAACAATGTGCGCAGCATATTGGAGGATAGTCATCACCGCGTATGGATAGCTACCAAGGATGGTAGGATCAATATTTATACGGCTAACCAGGAAAAGTTGGGCATTATCACTGCTGATGGTGGCATTGGCACGGGCAAGCCTTTAGGCGGCATGGCCTACAGTATGATAGAAGATGCCGAGGGCAATATCTGGGTAGGCACCAAGGGCGCGGGTGTATATAAATTAGTGCCCGATGGTACGGACAGAAAATACAAGGTATCGCACTATGTAACCAACAAAGCCGACCCGTACAGCCTTACCGATAACCGCGTTTACCGCATTTATGCCGATAGCCGTAACCGGGTTTGGATAGGTACCTACGCAGGCGGATTGAACCTGGCTGATAATCATATCGACGGACGTTTCTACAATTTCAAAAATCAGTTTAAAAATTATCCCATTAATACCGCTTATCATATCCGCAGCATTGCCGAAGACCATTCGGGCAAGCTGTACATAGGCGCCACGCTGGGTTTGTTTGTGATAGCACCCGATGCTACACAGAATAAATTGGATGAGATCAGGCATTATCAGCGAAGCCAAAAAAATAATGGCCTTGGCGGAAATGATGTTTACGATATCTGCACCACCAGTAAGGGCGATATCTACATCGCCACATTTGGTGGTGGTTTTGATAAGGTGGTGGCTAAAGATAAAGAAGGTTATCCATCGCGCTTTGTAAATTACTCTACCAGGAATGGCCTGCTATCAGATCTGACCAATCAAATAAAGGAAGATACCGAACATAAGCTATGGATAGTTTGCGAATCAAACCTGATGCGGTTTGACCCCAACAAACACACGTTTGAAAATTATTACGACATCAGTCGATTGATCAGGGGCGATAATTTCGCAGAAGGTGGGGATATCAATACCAGCACTGGAAATATCATGTTGGGCACTACCGGCGGCTTTATTACAATTAATACATCGAAGTTAAAGCCTGATTCATTTAAACCTTACATGGCCATCACGGGCTTCCAGTTGGCTAACCGTAATGTGCCTGTCGGCAATTCGTCGCCGCTGATGCAGCATATTGATGACCTGGCATCGCTGAAGCTGGATCATAAGCAAAACTTCATCACCATTTCCTTTGCTGCCCTGGATATGGCCTATACCAAACAGATCAGGTACCAATATAAGCTTGACGGGGTGGATAGCGATTGGGTAGATACCCGCGAGCGGAGTACTAATTATATTAACCTGTCGCCGGGGAAATACGTGTTCCATGTGCGATCAACCAACAGCAAGGGCCTGTGGCTTAATAACGAACATCAACTGCTTATAACCATTGTGCCGGCATTTTGGCAAACAGGCTGGGCCTGGGCGTTTTACATTATCGCGGTACTGTGCCTGGTGTTTTTTATCGCGCGCTCGGTTATTATCTTCTTCAGATTGAAAGACCGACTGGTACTGGAGCACGAGCAAACCGAAATGCGGTCGACTTTTTTTACTGACATCTCGCATGAGATCCGCACGCCACTGACCATGATCGTATCGCCGGTTGAAAACATCCTCGAATCAGAAAAGACCAATCCCAACGTTACCCAGCAATTACAATTGGTATTAAAAAACTCCAGGCGGATGCTGCGACTGGTGAACCAGATACTGGACTTCCGCAAGATACAGCATCAACTGCTTACCGTTCTGGAAACGCCGGTAGGGGCGTTCGTTACCAGTATTGCCAATGATTTTGCAAAAAACGCCCAAACGGAAAATATAACGCTCAGCATCAACGATGAAACGGCTGGCGAAACCATTTATATCGACCGCGACAGCATTGATAAGATGATGTATAACCTGTTATCCAACGCTTTTAAACATACAGCCAAAGGCGGCACGATAACGGTAAACATCACCCCTCAAAACGGGAAGATAGCTGTGCAGGTGGCCGATAACGGCAGCGGCATGCCCGAGGAAATTATGCAAAAGCTGTTTAAGCGCTTTGTTTCTCATCACCCTGATAAAAGCAAGCCAAGTACCGGGATAGGCCTTTCCATTGTGAAAGAGATCGTAGAACGGCATGGCGCATCCATCCAGGTTGATAGTACAGAGAATAAGGGAAGCACCTTTACCGTGCTGTTTTTAAAAGGGACGGAGCACCTGAAAAATGCAGATAATGTAAACTTTGGCACCGCTCCGATTGAAGCAGCCCCGGTTGCAGATAATAATACCGGTCCGGCCGAAGTACAGGACGGGCGAATCTCAATACTTTTAGTGGAAGATGATGACGACCTGCGGAAGTATATTAGCGGCCTGCTGATAAACGAGTACCGGGTTTTTGAGACCATGGACGGGCAGGAAGCGATGGAATTGGCGCAAAAGGAAATCCCTGATTTCATTATTAGCGATATTATGATGCCCAGGATGAACGGGATCGATTTCCTGAAAAAACTGAGGCAGCAACAGTCCACCAGCCATATCCCGCTTATTTTTCTAACCGCCAAGGTGGATAGGGATACAGAAATATCAGCTTACGATCTCGGCGCCGATGCCTATATCACCAAACCATTCAGTACCAAGATGCTGCAATCACGCATTAAGACCATTTTAGATCAGCGTAAAAAGCTTTACCTGCATTTAACCAATAAAAAAGGACTGAACGGCTTATCCGTTGGCCTGCATACACCAGTTCATAACGATCTGAACGACCAGTTTATTAATACCGTAAAGGCCGAAATTGAAAAGAATATCAGCAATGTGGCCTTTACCATCGATAGCCTGATCTCTATTATGCCCATGAGCCGCTCGGTTTTTGTGAAGAAACTAAAAAGCCTGACCGGCTTAAGCCCCATTGAGTATATGCGGGTGATCAAATTTCAGCACGCCGCTAAGCTGATCGAGACCGAGCAATACTCCATCAAAGAGGTATCCTACATGGTTGGCATTAGCGATACCAAATACTTTTCGCAGCGCTTTAAGGAAGTTATGGGCATGCTGCCCAGCGAGTATAAGAAAAATAGCAAAACTTAA
- a CDS encoding alpha/beta hydrolase produces MHKKLGLILLVLLVTCGKLFAQDFIELWPKGHIPNSKHLKLKDSIANERIYRVMLPGMYAFFPGTQENKGAAVVICPGGGYERLAYVISGFQLAKWFNTMGITAFVLNYRLPNSPDLVERQTGPLMDAQRAIRYIRANATKWGIKPDKIGIMGSSSGGHLAATAGVTDRDVSAIKDSLDNVAFKPDFMILVSPVIDLSTTYAHPGSVKNLLGPNATDDLKKQFSAQLNVNTKAPPCFIVDAINDKTVNPMNSLLFYQALLQAGVPVSFHAFPQGAHAIALRNNPGSTDQWTKLCEAWMIEMNLIPEKLNGK; encoded by the coding sequence ATGCATAAAAAGTTGGGGCTAATATTGCTTGTTTTACTGGTAACCTGCGGCAAACTCTTCGCGCAGGATTTTATTGAGCTGTGGCCCAAGGGGCATATCCCCAACTCTAAACACCTGAAGCTGAAGGACAGCATTGCCAACGAGCGTATTTACCGGGTGATGCTGCCAGGTATGTACGCATTCTTCCCCGGTACGCAGGAGAACAAGGGCGCTGCCGTAGTGATATGCCCGGGTGGGGGGTACGAGCGTTTGGCTTATGTGATCAGTGGTTTTCAACTGGCCAAATGGTTCAATACCATGGGCATAACTGCCTTTGTGCTAAACTACCGACTGCCCAATTCGCCTGACCTGGTTGAACGACAAACCGGGCCGCTGATGGATGCACAACGGGCTATCAGATATATACGGGCAAACGCAACGAAATGGGGCATTAAGCCCGATAAGATAGGTATTATGGGATCCTCATCGGGTGGGCATTTGGCGGCTACCGCCGGGGTAACCGACCGGGATGTTTCGGCTATTAAGGATAGCCTGGATAATGTTGCCTTTAAGCCCGATTTTATGATACTCGTATCGCCGGTGATTGATCTGAGCACCACTTACGCACATCCCGGCAGCGTGAAGAACCTGTTAGGCCCTAATGCTACCGATGATTTGAAAAAGCAATTCTCGGCACAGTTAAACGTAAATACAAAAGCGCCGCCATGTTTTATTGTGGATGCCATTAACGATAAAACCGTTAACCCCATGAATAGCCTGCTATTTTACCAGGCGCTACTACAGGCTGGCGTACCTGTAAGTTTCCATGCATTCCCGCAAGGGGCACACGCTATTGCGTTGCGAAATAATCCCGGTTCAACCGATCAGTGGACAAAACTTTGTGAGGCATGGATGATCGAAATGAATCTCATCCCCGAAAAATTAAACGGTAAATAA
- a CDS encoding glycoside hydrolase family 43 protein translates to MQRVITAILFFIGITAAHAQSGKDTIKLADPTIFNNDGTYYLYGTGNPNGFPVYTSTDLINWQRQGKNALLKGDAYGTKGFWAPQVIKQNGKYYMAYTADEHIAIAEGDSPLGPFTQNVHKPVTLQGKHIDPFIFKDTNGDFYLYFVRLQQGNRIFSARLKNDLSDIDSTTVKECLHAESGWENTANSGWPVSEGPTVIKIGNLYYLFYSANDFRNIDYAVGYATSPSLLGPWTKYAGTPIISRKNTGRNGSGHGDILQKDGKLYYVFHTHSSNSTVGMRKTAIVSLAVSKDKPAVVSVVPGSFRYLEGN, encoded by the coding sequence ATGCAAAGAGTAATTACCGCCATACTATTTTTTATAGGGATAACTGCCGCTCATGCGCAATCAGGGAAAGATACTATCAAACTCGCCGACCCAACCATATTTAACAATGATGGCACCTATTACTTATATGGCACCGGCAACCCCAACGGCTTCCCTGTCTATACTTCGACTGATCTGATCAACTGGCAACGCCAAGGTAAAAACGCCTTGTTAAAAGGCGATGCTTATGGTACCAAAGGCTTTTGGGCACCGCAGGTAATCAAACAAAACGGAAAGTATTACATGGCTTACACTGCCGATGAACATATTGCTATAGCCGAAGGCGATAGTCCCTTAGGGCCGTTCACTCAAAATGTACATAAGCCGGTCACTTTACAAGGGAAGCATATCGACCCATTTATTTTTAAGGATACCAATGGCGACTTTTATCTCTACTTTGTGCGCCTGCAACAGGGCAATCGCATATTTTCGGCCCGGCTTAAAAATGATCTGAGTGATATCGATTCGACAACCGTAAAAGAATGCCTGCACGCCGAATCGGGCTGGGAGAATACGGCCAACTCGGGATGGCCGGTATCCGAAGGGCCGACAGTTATAAAGATCGGCAACTTATATTACCTGTTTTATTCGGCTAATGATTTCAGGAATATCGATTATGCTGTAGGATATGCCACTTCCCCCTCCCTACTCGGCCCATGGACCAAATACGCCGGCACCCCTATCATCAGCCGAAAAAACACCGGGCGAAACGGCAGCGGCCATGGCGATATCTTACAAAAGGATGGCAAGTTGTACTACGTTTTCCATACCCACAGTTCAAACAGCACTGTCGGGATGCGCAAAACGGCCATTGTTAGCTTAGCAGTTTCTAAAGACAAGCCTGCTGTTGTTTCTGTAGTCCCTGGTTCGTTCCGTTACCTGGAGGGCAACTAA